One window from the genome of Nicotiana sylvestris chromosome 9, ASM39365v2, whole genome shotgun sequence encodes:
- the LOC104245471 gene encoding cellulose synthase A catalytic subunit 3 [UDP-forming] produces the protein MDPEADVKGKSLKTLGGQVCQICGDGVGTTVGGDPFVACDVCAFPVCRPCYEYERKDGNQSCPQCKTRYKRHKGSPAISGESVEDGDADDGASDLHYSSENLNEKQKAADRMLSWHATYGRGEETGAPKYDKEVSHNHIPLLTNGTDVSGELSAASPERYSMASPGPNGGAKHIHPLTYPTDANQSPNIRVVDPVREFGSPGLGNVAWKERVDGWKMKQDKNVVPLTTSHPRSAPPSERGVGDIDASTDILVDDSLLNDEARQPLSRKVSIPSSRINPYRMVIVLRLVILCIFLHYRITNPVPNAIPLWLLSVICEIWFAISWILDQFPKWLPVNRETYLDRLALRYDREGEPSQLAAVDIFVSTVDPLKEPPLVTANTVLSILAVDYPVDKVSCYVSDDGAAMLTFEALSETAEFARKWVPFSKKYAIEPRAPEWYFSQKVDYLKDKVQPSFVKDRRAMKREYEEFKIRINALVAKAQKVPEEGWIMQDGTPWPGNNTRDHPGMIQVFLGQSGGLDSDGNELPRLVYVSREKRPGFQHHKKAGAMNALVRVSAVLTNGPFMLNLDCDHYINNSKALREAMCFLMDPNLGKYVCYVQFPQRFDGIDRNDRYANRNTVFFDINLRGLDGIQGPVYVGTGCVFNRTALYGYEPPIKPKHKKAGLFSSCFGGSRKKSSKSSKKGSDKKKSSKNVDPTVPIFNLEDIEEGVEGAGFDDEKSLLMSQMSLEKRFGQSAVFVASTLMENGGVPQSATPETLLKEAIHVISCGYEDKSEWGSEIGWIYGSVTEDILTGFKMHARGWRSIYCMPKRPAFKGSAPINLSDRLNQVLRWALGSVEILFSRHCPIWYGYSGRLKWLERFAYVNTTIYPITSIPLLIYCMLPAICLLTGKFIIPQISNLASIWFISLFLSIFATGILEMRWSGVGIDEWWRNEQFWVIGGVSAHLFAVFQGLLKVLAGIDTNFTVTSKASDEDGDFAELYLFKWTTLLIPPTTLLIVNLVGVVAGISYAVNSGYQSWGPLFGKLFFAFWVIVHLYPFLKGLMGRQNRTPTIVVVWSILLASIFSLLWVRIDPFTTRVTGPDVQECGINC, from the exons ATGGATCCAGAAGCTGATGTTAAG GGAAAGTCCTTGAAGACCTTAGGTGGTCAAGTCTGTCAGATCTGTGGCGATGGTGTTGGCACTACTGTAGGGGGCGATCCATTTGTTGCTTGCGATGTATGTGCCTTCCCTGTTTGTAGGCCATGCTATGAATACGAGAGGAAGGACGGGAATCAATCTTGCCCTCAGTGCAAGACCAGATACAAGAGACATAAAG GAAGTCCTGCTATTAGTGGTGAAAGTGTAGAAGATGGTGATGCTGACGATGGTGCTAGTGATCTTCACTACTCTTCTGAAAACCTGAATGAGAAGCAAAAAGCGGCTGACCGTATGTTGAGCTGGCATGCGACTTACGGACGGGGTGAGGAGACTGGTGCTCCAAAGTATGATAAAGAGGTCTCCCACAATCATATTCCTCTGCTTACAAATGGAACAGAT GTTTCTGGGGAACTGTCTGCAGCATCACCCGAACGTTATTCAATGGCATCTCCTGGACCTAATGGTGGTGCAAAACACATCCATCCACTCACATATCCAACAGATGCTAACCAATCAC CTAACATTAGGGTTGTAGATCCGGTAAGGGAGTTTGGATCCCCTGGACTTGGCAATGTTGCTTGGAAAGAAAGAGTTGACGGCTGGAAGATGAAGCAGGATAAAAATGTTGTGCCACTGACCACTAGCCATCCTCGTTCCGCTCCTCCTTCGGAACGAGGAGTTGGAGATATTGATGCTAGTACTGATATTCTGGTGGATGACTCTTTATT GAATGATGAGGCTAGACAACCTCTTTCAAGGAAGGTGTCTATTCCATCGTCTAGGATAAATCCTTACAGGATGGTTATTGTCCTCCGGCTTGTGATTCTCTGTATTTTCTTGCACTATCGAATAACGAATCCAGTGCCGAATGCAATTCCTTTATGGTTGTTATCTGTAATATGTGAGATTTGGTTTGCAATATCCTGGATTTTGGATCAGTTCCCCAAGTGGCTTCCAGTTAACCGTGAGACATATCTTGATAGGCTTGCACTTAG ATATGATCGTGAAGGAGAGCCATCGCAATTAGCTGCTGTTGACATATTTGTCAGTACTGTTGATCCTTTAAAGGAGCCGCCACTTGTTACAGCAAATACTGTCCTGTCCATTCTTGCAGTTGACTATCCTGTTGATAAGGTATCTTGTTATGTGTCTGACGATGGTGCTGCCATGTTGACATTTGAAGCCCTATCCGAAACGGCAGAGTTTGCAAGGAAATGGGTTCCTTTCTCTAAAAAGTACGCTATAGAACCACGAGCTCCAGAGTGGTACTTTTCTCAGAAGGTTGATTACTTGAAGGATAAAGTTCAACCATCATTTGTAAAAGACCGAAGGGCGATGAAG AGGGAGTATGAAGAGTTCAAAATTCGCATCAATGCCCTTGTTGCAAAAGCTCAAAAGGTCCCTGAAGAAGGATGGATAATGCAAGATGGTACACCATGGCCTGGAAATAACACCAGGGATCATCCTGGGATGATTCAG GTTTTCTTGGGCCAAAGTGGAGGGCTTGACAGTGATGGAAATGAGTTGCCTCGATTAGTATATGTTTCTCGTGAGAAACGTCCAGGCTTCCAACATCACAAAAAGGCTGGTGCCATGAATGCACTG GTTCGAGTGTCAGCAGTTCTTACTAATGGACCTTTTATGCTGAATCTTGATTGTGATCACTACATAAACAACAGCAAGGCATTGCGAGAAGCGATGTGCTTTTTAATGGATCCTAACCTTGGAAAATATGTCTGCTATGTTCAATTCCCTCAGAGATTCGATGGTATTGATAGGAACGATCGATATGCCAACCGTAATACAGTTTTCTTCGAT ATTAACTTGAGAGGTTTGGATGGAATTCAAGGCCCAGTGTATGTGGGTACCGGATGTGTCTTTAATAGAACAGCTTTGTATGGTTATGAACCTCCTATTAAGCCAAAGCATAAGAAAGCAGGGTTGTTCTCTTCCTGCTTCGGTGGATCAAGAAAGAAGAGTTCTAAATCAAGTAAAAAGGGCTCTGACAAGAAGAAATCTAGTAAGAATGTTGATCCCACTGTGCCAATATTCAATCTGGAGGATATAGAGGAGGGAGTTGAAG GTGCTGGATTTGATGATGAGAAGTCACTTCTCATGTCACAAATGAGTCTGGAGAAGAGATTTGGGCAATCAGCTGTTTTTGTTGCTTCGACACTCATGGAGAATGGCGGCGTTCCTCAATCTGCTACACCAGAGACCCTTTTGAAAGAGGCTATTCATGTTATCAGTTGTGGTTATGAAGATAAATCAGAATGGGGGAGTGAG ATTGGATGGATCTATGGTTCTGTCACAGAGGATATTCTTACTGGATTTAAGATGCATGCCCGTGGTTGGCGATCTATATACTGCATGCCCAAGAGACCTGCCTTCAAAGGGTCAGCTCCTATCAATCTTTCAGATCGTCTGAACCAAGTGCTTCGATGGGCTTTAGGATCAGTGGAAATTCTTTTCAGTAGGCATTGTCCCATATGGTATGGATACAGTGGAAGGTTGAAGTGGCTGGAGAGATTTGCATATGTCAACACCACCATTTATCCAATCACTTCCATTCCACTACTTATATACTGCATGCTTCCAGCTATCTGTCTACTTACTGGGAAATTCATTATCCCTCAG ATTAGTAACCTTGCTAGCATCTGGTTTATATCCCTCTTTCTTTCCATTTTCGCAACTGGTATTCTGGAGATGAGATGGAGTGGTGTTGGAATTGATGAATGGTGGAGAAATGAACAGTTTTGGGTCATTGGTGGTGTGTCAGCTCACTTGTTTGCTGTCTTCCAAGGGTTGCTCAAAGTGCTTGCTGGTATTGATACCAACTTTACTGTCACATCCAAGGCATCAGATGAAGATGGTGACTTTGCCGAACTCTACTTGTTCAAGTGGACTACTCTTCTTATACCCCCTACTACTCTCCTCATTGTAAACCTGGTAGGAGTTGTGGCCGGCATCTCATACGCTGTTAACAGTGGTTACCAATCATGGGGTCCACTCTTTGGTAAATTATTCTTTGCTTTCTGGGTGATTGTTCACCTTTACCCCTTCCTCAAAGGTCTCATGGGTCGTCAGAACCGGACACCCACTATTGTGGTCGTATGGTCTATTCTTCTGGCCTCCATTTTCTCTTTGTTATGGGTGCGGATTGATCCCTTCACCACAAGAGTTACTGGACCAGATGTTCAGGAGTGTGGTATCAATTGCTAG